The following proteins are co-located in the Manihot esculenta cultivar AM560-2 chromosome 9, M.esculenta_v8, whole genome shotgun sequence genome:
- the LOC110622511 gene encoding uncharacterized protein LOC110622511, with amino-acid sequence MPRGGSDKPSQDIGWNFATPTGKKGEMTCNFCGKKITGGITRLKQHLANIPGQVAGCQKVSAQVKKDMGNMLRGFEAAKRDKAKRARELEDEIMKMTEVEGSDSDEEDIKLEIARCESMRQFDEDAYRRRASHYESGGSSHQAPPRSGISRSATVRERGREASRYIEQTSTPASRLAAAEIEIEKNRSLKQPKIKTKWLKSQKEKLLKAFGNFIIHNRLPFSVIESPWTKPLLRTAAEVGPNVSPPSAYEISEVYLKNEYKEMKKYIASFEGMWNERGVTIMCDGWSGPIRMSIINFLVYSPRGTMFHKSIDASNVKRKDGEYYFKIMKEVVEEIGPSKIVQVVTDNEAAIKSGGKKLMEKFPNLRFWKGE; translated from the exons ATGCCGAGAGGGGGATCTGATAAACCAAGTCAAGATATTGGATGGAATTTTGCCACTCCTACAGGAAAAAAAGGGGAAATGACGTGTAATTTTTGTGGTAAAAAAATAACTGGGGGGATAACTCGTTTGAAGCAGCATTTGGCAAATATACCAGGGCAAGTTGCTGGTTGTCAAAAAGTTTCTGCGCAAGTAAAAAAAGATATGGGAAATATGTTGAGGGGTTTTGAAGCTGCAAAAAGAGATAAAGCAAAGAGGGCAAGGGAGTTGGAAGATGAAATCATGAAGATGACAGAAGTTGAGGGTTCAGATTCAGACGAAGAAGATATTAAACTAGAAATTGCTAGATGCGAAAGCATGCGGCAGTTTGACGAAGATGCTTATAGAAGGAGAGCTTCTCATTATGAAAGTGGTGGGAGTAGCCATCAAGCTCCTCCTCGCTCGGGAATTAGTCGTTCAGCGACCGTTCGTGAAAGAGGTAGAGAAGCATCAAGATATATTGAGCAAACATCAACACCTGCTTCTAGATTAGCAGCAGCTGAAATTGAAATAGAAAAGAACAGAAGTCTGAAACAACCAAAGATTAAAACCAAATGGCTTAAGTCACAGAAAGAAAAGTTACTTAAAGCCTTTGGTAATTTTATCATCCACAACAGATTACCTTTTAGTGTGATTGAGTCACCATGGACAAAGCCATTACTCAGAACGGCCGCTGAAGTGGGACCTAATGTATCACCACCTTCAGCATATGAGATCTCTGAAgtatatttgaaaaatgaatACAAAGAAATGAAGAAATATATTGCTTCATTTGAGGGCATGTGGAACGAAAGAGGAGTTACCATTATGTGTGATGGATGGAGCGGACCAATCAGAAtgagtataattaattttctagTCTACTCTCCTCGTGGAACAATGTTCCATAAATCCATAGATGCAAGTAATGTTAAACGAAAAGATGGAGAATATTACTTCAAGATCATGAAGGAAGTGGTTGAAGAAATTGGCCCAAGCAAAATTGTCCAAGTGGTGACTGATAATGAAGCTGCTATTAAATCTGGTGGCAAAAAGTTGATGGAGAAGTTTCCAAATTT aagATTTTGGAAAGGGGAATAA
- the LOC110622941 gene encoding pentatricopeptide repeat-containing protein At2g37310 translates to MRIVSNTLDGQVHHFLSSSAGIDSALYARFLQHFTDHRLPLQAKQLHAQLILSSVTPSNYLASKLITLYAKTNHLRYARHVFDQISYKNTFSYNAMLISYSFCNRHADALKLFSSLACSSSVNASPDNVSITSLLKSLSSLLFIDVKLGKEVHGFGLRRAFDADVYVENALITFYSTCDELVLARKVFDRVRKRDVVTWNSMIAGYSQGGFYEECKRLYKEMVEFSGFKPNGITMGSVLQACGQTMDLVFGMEVHRFIVDNQVEMDLSLCNTLIGFYAKCGSLDYARELFELMSERDEVTYGAIISGFMLHGYVDQSLDLFRGMKTHLLSTWNAVISGLVQNKQYQRALDLTREMLVLGFRPNAVTLSSILPTFSYFSSLKGGKEMHAYAVKYGYDGNIYVATATVDMYAKLGYLGGAQRVFGQSKGRSLIIWTAIISAYAIHGDANMTLGLFHEMLNSGMQPDLVTFTAVLTACAHCGMVDEALEIFEAMFNKYGVLPLVEHYACVVGALSRAGRLSEAKDFVSKMPIKPSASVWGALLHGASVAGDVELGEFICDHLLEIEPENTGTYVIMANLYSQAGRWKEADEVKERMNKLGLKKLVGNSWIETSKGIQSFISMDKSSEDAEGIYVILKGLVGMMREKREVVQYELDEESIYG, encoded by the coding sequence ATGAGGATCGTTTCGAACACCTTGGACGGCCAAGTTCACCATTTTCTAAGCTCCTCTGCGGGGATCGACTCTGCCTTGTACGCTCGTTTCCTCCAGCACTTCACCGACCACCGCCTTCCTCTTCAAGCGAAGCAGCTACACGCGCAACTCATCCTTTCCTCTGTCACGCCCAGCAACTACCTCGCTTCCAAACTTATTACTCTGTACGCCAAAACCAACCACCTAAGATACGCCCGTCACGTGTTCGATCAAATTTCCTACAAGAACACCTTTTCTTATAATGCCATGCTCATATCATATTCCTTCTGTAATCGCCACGCAGACGCATTGAAACTTTTCTCGTCGTTAGCCTGTTCGAGTTCAGTGAATGCTAGCCCTGACAATGTCTCTATCACGTCCTTGTTAAAGTCATTGTCTAGTTTGTTGTTTATTGATGTTAAATTGGGTAAGGAGGTTCATGGTTTTGGTCTGAGAAGGGCGTTCGATGCTGATGTTTACGTTGAGAATGCTTTGATTACGTTTTATTCTACTTGTGATGAATTGGTTTTAGCGAGGAAGGTGTTTGATAGAGTGAGAAAAAGAGATGTGGTGACGTGGAATTCGATGATTGCGGGTTATTCTCAGGGAGGTTTCTATGAGGAGTGCAAGAGATTGTATAAGGAAATGGTTGAGTTTTCTGGTTTTAAGCCTAACGGGATCACTATGGGCAGTGTCTTGCAAGCATGTGGGCAAACAATGGACCTTGTTTTTGGAATGGAAGTTCATAGATTTATTGTTGATAATCAGGTTGAAATGGATCTTTCACTTTGTAATACTTTGATTGGATTTTATGCGAAATGTGGGAGCTTGGATTATGCAAGGGAATTGTTTGAATTGATGAGTGAAAGGGATGAAGTTACTTATGGGGCTATTATTTCCGGGTTCATGCTTCATGGATATGTTGATCAAAGTCTGGATTTATTCAGAGGAATGAAAACTCACCTGTTAAGTACATGGAATGCAGTTATTTCAGGTTTGGTACAAAATAAGCAGTATCAGAGGGCCTTAGATTTGACTAGAGAAATGCTGGTTCTTGGTTTTCGACCTAATGCTGTAACACTCTCAAGCATCCTTCCTACCTTTTCATATTTTTCAAGTTTGAAAGGAgggaaagagatgcatgcttatgCTGTTAAATATGGTTATGATGGCAATATCTATGTTGCAACTGCCACTGTTGATATGTATGCAAAGTTAGGATATCTTGGCGGGGCACAGAGAGTGTTTGGTCAATCAAAAGGTAGGAGCTTGATTATTTGGACTGCAATAATCTCAGCCTATGCTATCCATGGAGATGCTAATATGactcttggtctttttcatgaGATGTTGAATAGTGGAATGCAGCCGGATCTAGTCACTTTCACTGCAGTGTTGACAGCTTGTGCTCATTGCGGAATGGTGGATGAAGCCTTGGAGATCTTTGAGGCTATGTTTAACAAATATGGTGTTCTGCCTTTGGTTGAGCATTATGCTTGCGTGGTAGGTGCTCTAAGCAGGGCAGGGCGACTCTCTGAAGCTAAGGATTTTGTTTCTAAAATGCCAATCAAGCCAAGTGCAAGTGTTTGGGGTGCATTGCTGCATGGAGCTTCTGTTGCCGGTGATGTTGAACTTGGCGAGTTCATTTGCGATCATTTGCTTGAAATTGAACCGGAAAATACCGGCACTTATGTCATTATGGCCAATTTGTATTCCCAGGCAGGGAGATGGAAAGAAGCTGATGAGGTCAAAGAAAGGATGAATAAACTTGGCTTAAAGAAGTTAGTTGGCAATAGCTGGATAGAAACTAGTAAAGGAATACAAAGCTTTATTTCTATGGATAAATCTAGTGAAGATGCTGAAGGGATATATGTAATATTGAAAGGGTTGGTTGGGATGATGAGAGAGAAAAGGGAAGTTGTGCAATATGAGCTTGATGAGGAGAGTATTTATGGTTGA
- the LOC110622943 gene encoding dirigent protein 17 — MDSKSKRQESEALPTGVFELPGEPAIVINGLPEISPGDSSHVLSSTVSDAELQRDTSQGTEFLGNTVFGEWLEGREVKKLFGDHYYTGTVVQFDKENGWYRVVYEDGDFEDLDLNELEDVLLPLDITVPLKSLALKIIKKSPKTIITPGKCMTGCKISKAKSTASKGNEDRGP; from the coding sequence ATGGATAGCAAAAGCAAAAGGCAAGAATCAGAGGCGTTACCAACCGGTGTTTTTGAGTTGCCAGGGGAACCTGCCATTGTTATCAATGGGTTGCCAGAAATCTCTCCAGGTGACAGTTCTCATGTTCTGTCAAGCACTGTGAGTGATGCAGAATTGCAAAGAGACACAAGTCAAGGCACAGAATTTCTTGGAAATACTGTTTTTGGTGAATGGTTGGAAGGAAGGGAAGTTAAAAAGTTGTTTGGAGACCACTATTATACTGGTACTGTGGTTCAGTTTGACAAGGAAAATGGTTGGTACAGAGTGGTGTATGAGGATGGTGATTTCGAAGATCTTGACCTGAATGAGTTGGAAGATGTCCTTTTGCCTCTGGATATTACAGTCCCACTAAAATCATTGGCACTGAAAATCATAAAGAAGAGCCCCAAAACCATTATTACACCTGGGAAATGTATGACCGGATGCAAAATAAGCAAGGCTAAAAGCACAGCAAGTAAAGGAAATGAAGATAGAGGTCCATAA
- the LOC110623640 gene encoding uncharacterized protein LOC110623640, whose protein sequence is MSLIRNAIRSKFPVRAFKLNHADAVAVCYRQPPKLFSTEAKQPPASEDSSIDPFLQNTGTGMVYAKLFGITRQTLKTDIINLLEGCNLTLDDIKVNYNRSFVPVGMMLQFPSRVVFDNAFKVIAKKGRLYRLENADRSQWDILMPHDGKTLLLEGIPRNAQPEDVERFLSGCEYDPSSIQLSLRQGFPDPIRIARVRCNTRTQAMNAFITKNRGFCLNNQVSVRVLQ, encoded by the exons ATGAGCTTAATTAGGAACGCAATCAGATCGAAATTCCCTGTCAGAGCTTTTAAGCTGAATCATGCCGATGCTGTCGCAGTCTGCTACCGCCAACCGCCGAAACTTTTTTCCACCGAAGCCAAGCAACCACCAGCTTCAGAGGATTCTTCAATCGATCCATTTCTTCAAAATACCGGCACAG GTATGGTATATGCGAAGTTGTTTGGCATCACAAGGCAGACATTGAAGACTGACATTATCAATTTGCTTGAGGGGTGTAATTTGACCCTTGATGATATTAAAGTCAACTACAACCGCAGTTTTGTGCCTGTTGGAAT GATGTTACAATTCCCTTCTCGTGTTGTATTTGACAATGCATTCAAGGTGATTGCAAAAAAAGGCCGCTTATACCGATTGGAGAAT GCTGACCGCTCTCAATGGGATATTCTAATGCCTCATGATGGAAAAACT CTTTTACTTGAAGGAATCCCTCGAAATGCACAACCAGAAGATGTAGAACGTTTCCTGTCTGGTTGTGAATATGATCCGTCCTCCATCCAGCTTTCTCTAAG GCAAGGATTTCCAGATCCCATTAGAATTGCACGTGTACGTTGCAATACAAGGACTCAGGCCATGAATGCATTCATCACAAAGAACCGAGGATTCTGTCTCAATAATCAAGTCTCAGTGCGAGTTCTCCAATAA
- the LOC110622835 gene encoding serine/arginine-rich splicing factor RS2Z33 isoform X2: MKRDYAFVEFSDPRDADDARYHLDGKDFDGSRIIVEFAKGVPRGSREYLGRGPPPGSGRCFNCGIDGHWARDCKAGDWKNKCYRCGERGHIERNCKNSPKKLRRGRSYSRSPARSHSPRRGRSRSPSYSRGRSYSRSRSPAPKRERSIENEDRSPSQELKNGLPAKSRKRSPTPDEGSPRVSPKSRKLDDQQERSDYSGSPRRRSRSRSRSPERQSPGDGRYGSPAQTNGRSRSPSPRDDRSPVDDDYEDNRRSPRGSESP, from the exons ATGAAGCGTGACTACGCATTTGTT GAATTTAGCGATCCTCGAGATGCTGATGATGCAAGATATCACTTGGATGGTAAGGATTTTGATGGAAGCCGTATCATTGTGGAATTTGCAAAAGGG GTACCACGTGGTTCTCGAGAATATTTGGGCAGAGGTCCTCCCCCTGGTTCTGGACGTTGCTTTAATTGTGGCATAGATGGCCATTGGGCTCGAGATTGCAAAGCTGGAGACTGGAAGAACAAGTGTTATCGGTGTGGAGAAAGAGGTCATATAGAGAGAAACTGCAAAAACAGTCCCAAGAAGCTGAG GCGTGGACGGAGTTATTCCCGATCACCAGCTAGATCACATTCTCCTCGCCGTGGCAGAAGCCGTAGCCCAAGTTACAGCAGAGGTCGAAGTTACAG CCGATCAAGATCTCCTGCACCAAAGAGAGAGCGGAGTATTGAGAATGAGGACAGGTCCCCAAGCCAggagctcaagaatggtcttcctGCCAAGAGTAGGAAGCGCAGCCCAACACCTGATGAAGGCAGCCCCCGTGTTTCTCCCAAATCTCGAAAGCTGGATGACCAGCAAGAGAGATCAGATTATAGTGGAAGCCCAAGGAGGAGGAGCAGGAGCAGAAGCAGAAGCCCTGAAAGACAGAGCCCTGGGGATGGAAGGTATGGAAGTCCAGCTCAAACTAATGGCCGCAGCCGGAGTCCAAGCCCTAGGGATGACAGGAGCCCTGTTGATGATGATTATGAGGACAACCGCCGCTCCCCAAGAGGCAGTGAGTCGCCCTAG
- the LOC110622835 gene encoding serine/arginine-rich splicing factor RS2Z33 isoform X1 gives MPRYDDRYANTRLYVGHLASRTRSRDLEYLFSKYGRVRDVDMKRDYAFVEFSDPRDADDARYHLDGKDFDGSRIIVEFAKGVPRGSREYLGRGPPPGSGRCFNCGIDGHWARDCKAGDWKNKCYRCGERGHIERNCKNSPKKLRRGRSYSRSPARSHSPRRGRSRSPSYSRGRSYSRSRSPAPKRERSIENEDRSPSQELKNGLPAKSRKRSPTPDEGSPRVSPKSRKLDDQQERSDYSGSPRRRSRSRSRSPERQSPGDGRYGSPAQTNGRSRSPSPRDDRSPVDDDYEDNRRSPRGSESP, from the exons ATGCCGCGTTATGATGATCGGTATGCCAATACACGTTTGTATGTTGGTCATTTGGCATCTCGCACGCGTTCACGAGATCTTGAATACCTCTTCAGCAAATATGGAAG AGTACGAGATGTGGATATGAAGCGTGACTACGCATTTGTT GAATTTAGCGATCCTCGAGATGCTGATGATGCAAGATATCACTTGGATGGTAAGGATTTTGATGGAAGCCGTATCATTGTGGAATTTGCAAAAGGG GTACCACGTGGTTCTCGAGAATATTTGGGCAGAGGTCCTCCCCCTGGTTCTGGACGTTGCTTTAATTGTGGCATAGATGGCCATTGGGCTCGAGATTGCAAAGCTGGAGACTGGAAGAACAAGTGTTATCGGTGTGGAGAAAGAGGTCATATAGAGAGAAACTGCAAAAACAGTCCCAAGAAGCTGAG GCGTGGACGGAGTTATTCCCGATCACCAGCTAGATCACATTCTCCTCGCCGTGGCAGAAGCCGTAGCCCAAGTTACAGCAGAGGTCGAAGTTACAG CCGATCAAGATCTCCTGCACCAAAGAGAGAGCGGAGTATTGAGAATGAGGACAGGTCCCCAAGCCAggagctcaagaatggtcttcctGCCAAGAGTAGGAAGCGCAGCCCAACACCTGATGAAGGCAGCCCCCGTGTTTCTCCCAAATCTCGAAAGCTGGATGACCAGCAAGAGAGATCAGATTATAGTGGAAGCCCAAGGAGGAGGAGCAGGAGCAGAAGCAGAAGCCCTGAAAGACAGAGCCCTGGGGATGGAAGGTATGGAAGTCCAGCTCAAACTAATGGCCGCAGCCGGAGTCCAAGCCCTAGGGATGACAGGAGCCCTGTTGATGATGATTATGAGGACAACCGCCGCTCCCCAAGAGGCAGTGAGTCGCCCTAG